Proteins encoded within one genomic window of Thermoleophilaceae bacterium:
- the sufD gene encoding Fe-S cluster assembly protein SufD, which translates to MASGASAVAEPGWLAARRERAAVLTGELGLPSFKGTPGWEFTELKGLELDAFERAAGNSPAPSDVLLEPPAGVPEGAVVMPLDEAASSDEYAPIVEEHFGKIVPRTDIDPFVARNEAEFAGGAFIYVPRGVRVEVPIAVTATVLAGEALNWRTMIVVEEGAEAEVWEQYLSAEPEGEGLLNTVVEIVVGENANLHYVCGQQLNDESWMFGTQRAEVGKHGSLDWAAIGFGGKNGKVRMETKLAGEGADAKVTGAYAGMGRQHLDFDTTQEHAAPHTTSDLAFRGVLQNRGSAVWRGMIKVDVGAQQTDAFQESRNLLLSKRAHADAIPGLEIEANDVRCTHAAAIAQIDRDQLFYLMSRGLPREAATRLVIEGFLQELVQRFAEGPVREVVGGALERRLDELLAA; encoded by the coding sequence TTGGCTAGCGGGGCCTCGGCTGTAGCCGAACCGGGTTGGCTTGCGGCGCGCCGGGAGCGCGCCGCAGTTCTGACGGGCGAGCTCGGGCTGCCCTCGTTCAAGGGCACGCCGGGCTGGGAGTTCACCGAGCTGAAGGGGCTGGAGCTGGACGCGTTCGAGCGCGCGGCCGGGAATTCGCCGGCGCCCTCCGACGTGCTGCTCGAGCCGCCCGCGGGCGTGCCCGAGGGCGCCGTGGTCATGCCCTTGGACGAGGCTGCTTCGTCGGACGAGTACGCCCCGATCGTCGAGGAGCACTTCGGCAAGATCGTGCCGCGCACCGACATCGACCCGTTCGTGGCCCGCAACGAGGCCGAGTTCGCCGGCGGCGCGTTCATCTACGTGCCGCGCGGCGTGAGGGTGGAGGTGCCCATCGCGGTCACCGCCACCGTGCTCGCCGGCGAGGCGCTGAACTGGCGCACGATGATCGTGGTGGAGGAGGGCGCCGAGGCCGAGGTGTGGGAGCAGTACCTGAGCGCCGAGCCCGAGGGCGAGGGCCTGCTCAACACGGTCGTGGAGATCGTGGTGGGGGAGAACGCGAACCTGCACTACGTCTGCGGCCAGCAGCTCAACGACGAGTCGTGGATGTTCGGCACCCAGCGCGCCGAGGTGGGCAAGCACGGCTCGCTCGACTGGGCGGCGATCGGCTTCGGCGGCAAGAACGGCAAGGTGCGGATGGAGACCAAGCTGGCCGGCGAGGGCGCCGACGCCAAGGTCACGGGCGCCTACGCCGGCATGGGTCGCCAGCACCTGGACTTCGATACCACGCAGGAGCACGCGGCGCCGCACACGACATCGGACCTGGCCTTCCGCGGCGTGCTGCAGAATCGCGGCAGTGCGGTGTGGCGGGGGATGATCAAGGTCGACGTGGGCGCGCAGCAGACAGACGCCTTCCAGGAGTCACGCAACCTGCTGCTGTCCAAGCGCGCGCACGCGGACGCCATCCCCGGCCTGGAGATCGAGGCCAACGACGTGCGCTGCACGCACGCGGCGGCCATCGCCCAGATCGACCGCGACCAGCTCTTCTACCTGATGTCGCGCGGGCTGCCGCGCGAGGCCGCCACCCGGCTGGTCATCGAGGGCTTCCTGCAGGAGCTGGTGCAGCGCTTCGCCGAGGGCCCGGTGCGCGAGGTCGTGGGCGGGGCGCTCGAGCGCCGGCTCGACGAGCTGCTCGCTGCCTAG